From a single Sporosarcina oncorhynchi genomic region:
- a CDS encoding DUF2487 family protein, whose protein sequence is MNWTGKDMNTYLQQKEYIDTLVIPLVKVETNMDNIKTSASSTEFVMHLASLIETQFKGRMMFVPPVVYTSKTDRANMAQTTLQEFNDTSFKHVFYLTTDHAWSEIELGGQVIWMPSIPLESMEVSLRQSILEDQLRQILPKFTEQWSMM, encoded by the coding sequence TTGAATTGGACAGGCAAAGATATGAATACATATTTGCAACAGAAAGAATATATCGACACTTTAGTGATACCGCTTGTAAAAGTCGAAACGAACATGGATAATATAAAGACAAGCGCATCTTCGACAGAATTTGTCATGCATCTCGCTTCGCTTATTGAAACACAGTTCAAAGGAAGGATGATGTTTGTGCCCCCAGTTGTCTATACATCTAAAACGGATAGGGCAAATATGGCACAAACGACATTGCAGGAATTTAATGACACTTCTTTCAAGCATGTGTTTTATCTTACGACGGATCACGCTTGGAGCGAAATAGAATTGGGGGGACAAGTCATCTGGATGCCTTCCATCCCTCTTGAAAGTATGGAAGTGTCATTGCGGCAATCTATTCTTGAAGATCAGCTAAGACAAATACTGCCGAAATTCACAGAACAGTGGTCAATGATGTAA
- a CDS encoding ReoY family proteolytic degradation factor — MTAMIPVAAKKDFVRWFLKRYKLKRRECVWILNYLLSHEELLQNVHFTDEAHYCPRAMVISTINSESIPFRFYKGNLMTADAEKSFHDLRLHPDEKMYIQLNFPNSHTCPHYASVREENPFLPVELQVSARDRKIAERLLEESATSMSLELLMKRVDEALDSNDRERFLILSAMLNDMKIAKD; from the coding sequence ATGACAGCCATGATTCCTGTCGCTGCCAAAAAAGATTTTGTTAGATGGTTCTTAAAGCGCTATAAATTGAAGCGCAGGGAATGTGTATGGATTCTGAATTATCTCCTTAGCCATGAGGAACTTCTTCAAAATGTACACTTTACAGATGAAGCTCATTACTGTCCGAGAGCAATGGTCATTTCAACGATCAATTCAGAAAGCATACCCTTCCGTTTTTACAAAGGCAATCTCATGACGGCGGATGCGGAAAAGTCTTTTCATGATCTACGTCTGCATCCGGATGAAAAAATGTATATCCAGCTGAACTTCCCGAACAGCCACACATGTCCTCATTACGCCAGTGTACGTGAGGAAAATCCTTTCCTGCCTGTAGAACTGCAAGTCAGCGCAAGGGACCGTAAAATCGCTGAACGGCTGTTAGAAGAAAGCGCAACATCAATGTCGCTCGAGTTGTTGATGAAGAGAGTGGATGAAGCCCTCGATTCAAATGACAGGGAACGTTTTCTCATCTTGTCCGCAATGTTAAACGATATGAAAATTGCAAAAGACTGA
- a CDS encoding tetratricopeptide repeat protein, with the protein MMQLHDFEKAVQDGDIQQINELIDQVESDGNYDLLYEAAGLLVNFGYIGQADHIYEVLMIHIPDEAQLKIDRAGTLLELGEEDEALLLLSDITPDDDEYVQALMALADYYQMIGMAEAALDKVKEAYRLAPHEPIIRFAYAELLLDAGRYIEAAKFYTDLYNEGNADIAGVNIRLRIAETYSAGAAYEEALPFYNDILKDEVLPDTLFGAAFAYFQSGQPEKSSELVEELIEIDPDYFSAYMLGGQAYANSGEDEKAYKLFKLGINRDEFDKELQLSAGKSALKLGFTDEAEQHLSESIALDPEYIDAIITLASLYNQKEQNEELLELLSGVTEEVMELPLLSAFQAFALENSEQFEDAYVSYTKAYTGMKDDPSFLDKYARFLLDEGKKDEAIEVVRVLVKLEPHEEWTAFLEM; encoded by the coding sequence ATGATGCAGTTACATGATTTTGAAAAAGCTGTCCAAGATGGAGATATCCAACAGATTAATGAACTCATCGATCAAGTCGAAAGTGATGGAAACTATGACTTGCTGTATGAAGCTGCAGGATTGCTCGTAAATTTCGGTTATATCGGACAAGCAGATCATATATACGAAGTACTTATGATCCATATACCCGATGAAGCACAATTGAAAATCGATAGGGCAGGTACATTGCTGGAACTTGGAGAAGAGGATGAGGCATTACTGCTTTTATCTGATATTACCCCAGATGATGATGAGTACGTTCAAGCATTAATGGCGCTGGCAGACTATTATCAAATGATTGGAATGGCAGAAGCTGCGCTTGATAAAGTGAAAGAGGCATATCGGTTGGCACCCCATGAACCGATCATCCGATTCGCTTATGCTGAACTGCTATTAGATGCGGGAAGGTATATCGAAGCTGCAAAATTCTATACCGATCTTTACAATGAAGGGAATGCTGATATTGCAGGTGTGAACATCCGATTAAGAATCGCTGAAACTTACAGTGCCGGAGCTGCATACGAAGAGGCACTTCCGTTTTACAATGATATTCTAAAAGATGAAGTCCTGCCAGACACATTATTTGGAGCCGCTTTCGCATACTTCCAAAGTGGGCAACCGGAAAAAAGTAGTGAGCTTGTCGAAGAGCTTATCGAAATCGACCCTGATTATTTTTCGGCATACATGCTTGGCGGTCAGGCTTATGCAAATTCAGGTGAAGATGAAAAGGCCTATAAACTGTTCAAACTCGGTATTAATCGTGACGAATTCGATAAAGAATTGCAGCTCTCCGCTGGCAAATCGGCGTTGAAGCTTGGATTTACAGATGAGGCGGAACAGCATCTTTCCGAGTCAATCGCTCTGGATCCAGAGTACATCGATGCCATTATCACGCTAGCATCACTTTACAATCAGAAGGAGCAGAATGAAGAATTGCTTGAACTGCTCTCTGGCGTGACGGAAGAAGTTATGGAGCTGCCACTTTTATCAGCATTTCAAGCATTTGCATTGGAAAACAGTGAACAATTCGAGGATGCATACGTATCTTACACTAAAGCATATACTGGTATGAAAGATGATCCATCATTTTTAGATAAATACGCAAGATTCCTTTTGGATGAAGGAAAAAAGGATGAAGCTATCGAAGTAGTAAGGGTGCTTGTAAAATTGGAACCTCATGAGGAATGGACCGCTTTTCTTGAAATGTAA
- the aroA gene encoding 3-phosphoshikimate 1-carboxyvinyltransferase: protein MTELKTVKFDKPVIKGSIKVPGDKSISHRAIMLGSIAEGRTSIKGFLDGEDCLRTVDIFKQLGVTIERMGTNVVIDSPGLRNWRQPAVDLYAGNSGTTARLMLGILSASEIESVLTGDDSLSKRPMKRVTGPLELMGASIKGGDLLPLTITGGKLQSIEYDMPVESAQVKSAILFAGLNAEGDTTVTETTISRDHTERMLKQFGADISQQGTSSTIRGGSVLTGTDVTVPGDISSAAFFMVAAAIVEGGTCDFIDVGLNPTRTGIIEVLRQMGAQVELLEQTDEVGEPYGRIRVSHSSIHGIEIGGDIIPTLIDELPVIALLATQAKGKTIIKDAAELRVKETDRIAAVTTELTKLGARIEATEDGMIIEGPTPLTGGTLKSYGDHRLGMMAAIASLVSEGAIHIEDPSCIAISYPNFFEHLEELALTTYEE, encoded by the coding sequence ATGACTGAACTAAAAACCGTTAAGTTCGATAAACCGGTCATTAAAGGGTCGATAAAAGTTCCTGGTGATAAATCCATTTCACATCGTGCAATTATGTTAGGGTCCATCGCAGAAGGTAGAACGTCAATAAAAGGCTTTCTCGACGGCGAAGATTGTCTACGAACGGTAGATATTTTTAAGCAACTTGGCGTAACAATTGAACGGATGGGCACGAATGTAGTTATTGACAGCCCAGGTTTGAGAAACTGGAGGCAACCGGCAGTTGATTTGTACGCGGGAAATTCGGGCACAACAGCAAGACTGATGCTTGGCATATTGTCAGCTTCAGAAATTGAATCCGTTTTAACAGGCGATGATTCATTATCAAAACGGCCGATGAAAAGAGTTACAGGGCCGTTGGAATTGATGGGCGCCTCCATCAAAGGAGGCGACTTGCTACCGCTAACCATTACTGGAGGGAAACTTCAAAGCATTGAATATGATATGCCTGTCGAGAGTGCACAAGTGAAGTCAGCAATCTTATTCGCAGGACTGAATGCGGAAGGTGATACAACAGTCACTGAAACGACGATTTCAAGAGACCATACTGAACGTATGCTTAAGCAATTCGGTGCAGATATCAGCCAACAGGGGACTTCGTCGACGATTCGTGGAGGAAGTGTTCTCACTGGGACAGACGTCACTGTTCCCGGAGATATTTCTTCCGCCGCATTCTTTATGGTCGCTGCGGCAATTGTGGAAGGGGGAACTTGTGACTTCATCGATGTCGGATTGAATCCGACGAGAACAGGGATTATTGAGGTGTTGCGGCAAATGGGCGCCCAAGTGGAATTGCTTGAACAAACCGATGAAGTAGGAGAACCTTATGGAAGAATACGTGTTTCTCATTCTTCAATACACGGCATTGAAATCGGCGGAGATATTATTCCTACTCTTATAGATGAATTGCCTGTGATCGCCTTGCTTGCAACACAAGCGAAAGGGAAAACGATTATTAAGGATGCTGCTGAACTTCGCGTCAAAGAAACTGATCGGATTGCAGCAGTTACGACTGAGTTGACTAAATTGGGAGCTAGGATAGAGGCGACTGAAGATGGGATGATCATTGAAGGACCAACTCCACTGACTGGTGGAACGCTCAAATCATACGGAGACCACCGACTTGGTATGATGGCGGCAATTGCTTCTCTCGTATCTGAAGGTGCGATTCATATTGAAGATCCATCCTGTATCGCTATATCTTACCCAAACTTTTTTGAACACTTGGAAGAACTTGCTTTGACAACATATGAAGAATAA
- a CDS encoding prephenate dehydrogenase, whose translation MKKYITIIGLGLIGGSLGLALKREDQDIHITGFDRSYATADKAYRRGIIDTVAASAKSACEGADFIIFATPVNTTVSLLEEASDWDLKKDVIISDTGSTKSPIMEAAKCLIEKGFTFIGGHPMAGSHKSGVTAAKGHLFENAYYILTPIGDESEERIRTLSNLLVPTKGKIVVLDALEHDRMTAIVSHFPHLVASSLVGRLADQESSQPFVKKLAAGGFRDLTRIASADPTMWRDITIQNRLELLEQLDGWLQEMNHVREMIINNDPEQIFDFFNDAKKFRDELPSTYEGAIQGALYMTFDLHIDIPDHPGVISEITKILAEEEISLTNIRIVETRTDVYGILVISFQTAEDRKAARFALSKATDYSMHIL comes from the coding sequence ATGAAAAAATATATTACAATAATTGGACTTGGTCTCATAGGTGGTTCACTTGGTCTTGCGCTTAAGCGCGAAGACCAGGATATACATATAACAGGTTTTGATCGCTCGTATGCAACAGCCGACAAAGCTTATCGTCGTGGCATCATCGATACTGTCGCCGCTTCTGCCAAATCAGCATGCGAAGGAGCAGACTTTATCATTTTCGCAACGCCGGTCAATACGACGGTATCATTATTAGAAGAAGCAAGTGATTGGGATCTCAAAAAAGACGTCATTATTTCAGATACAGGCAGTACAAAAAGCCCCATTATGGAAGCGGCAAAATGTTTGATTGAGAAAGGATTTACATTCATTGGCGGTCACCCTATGGCAGGCTCCCACAAAAGTGGAGTCACGGCTGCCAAAGGGCATCTATTTGAAAATGCTTATTATATATTGACTCCAATCGGAGATGAAAGCGAAGAGCGAATTCGAACGCTATCAAACTTGTTGGTTCCTACAAAAGGAAAAATTGTTGTGTTGGATGCACTGGAGCATGACCGAATGACTGCAATTGTCAGTCATTTCCCTCATCTTGTTGCTTCTTCGCTCGTAGGTAGGTTGGCGGACCAAGAATCATCTCAGCCATTCGTAAAGAAGTTGGCGGCAGGGGGCTTCCGCGACCTTACCCGCATTGCTTCTGCAGATCCAACAATGTGGCGAGATATTACGATTCAGAATAGACTTGAATTACTTGAACAACTAGATGGCTGGTTACAGGAGATGAATCATGTACGGGAAATGATCATTAACAATGATCCTGAACAGATATTCGATTTTTTCAATGACGCTAAAAAGTTCAGGGATGAACTTCCATCCACGTATGAAGGGGCTATCCAAGGCGCATTATATATGACCTTCGATTTGCATATCGACATACCTGATCACCCCGGTGTCATATCTGAAATTACTAAAATTCTTGCTGAAGAAGAAATCAGTTTGACGAACATTCGAATTGTAGAAACGAGAACAGATGTCTACGGAATTCTTGTTATCAGTTTCCAGACGGCAGAAGACCGGAAAGCTGCGAGATTTGCACTCTCAAAAGCGACGGATTATAGCATGCATATTCTTTGA
- the hisC gene encoding histidinol-phosphate transaminase gives MKWKEALSTMKPYKPGRSIEDVKEKYQLDEVVKLASNENPYGCSTHVVEFLTSSSLPFEIYPDGHATILREKLAEKHGVQEEAILFGNGSDEIISIICRALLDEDAHTVMPTPSFPQYAHNAKVEGAAITEIPLVDGQHNLDAHLAAIDERTQIMWVCNPNNPTGNLIAHKDLLRFLEEVPSDILVVLDEAYYEYVTDPLHVDSISLLERFPNILILRTFSKAYGLASFRIGYAVSSPNIITELNKIRNPFNTNTLAIAVASKALENDVFVEKCRALNEEQRKRFETYAENNRLHIYDSQTNFVLIEVPCDADAAAEFLLTNGYIVRSGNALGTPGYLRITIGTEEQNTGLFHAFDRLLNENR, from the coding sequence GTGAAATGGAAAGAAGCATTAAGCACAATGAAGCCCTATAAGCCCGGCAGATCAATCGAAGACGTAAAAGAAAAGTACCAGCTTGATGAAGTGGTTAAATTGGCTTCTAATGAAAACCCTTATGGTTGCTCAACTCATGTGGTTGAATTTTTGACTAGCTCGTCCCTGCCTTTTGAGATTTATCCTGATGGACATGCAACGATCTTACGGGAGAAGCTAGCCGAAAAGCATGGTGTGCAAGAAGAAGCAATTCTTTTTGGCAACGGTTCTGACGAAATCATTTCAATCATATGCCGTGCATTACTCGATGAAGACGCGCATACTGTCATGCCCACTCCTTCATTTCCGCAATACGCCCATAATGCAAAAGTAGAAGGGGCAGCCATAACTGAAATTCCGTTAGTTGACGGGCAACATAATCTAGATGCACACCTAGCAGCAATCGATGAACGTACGCAAATCATGTGGGTGTGCAATCCAAACAATCCGACAGGTAACTTGATTGCTCACAAAGATTTGCTACGTTTCCTTGAAGAAGTGCCTTCCGATATTCTTGTCGTTCTAGATGAAGCTTATTATGAATATGTTACTGATCCGTTGCATGTGGATTCCATCAGCTTGCTAGAACGTTTTCCGAATATCCTTATTTTGCGTACTTTCTCAAAGGCTTACGGACTTGCATCATTCAGAATTGGCTATGCAGTCTCCTCACCAAATATTATCACTGAATTGAATAAGATTCGTAATCCATTCAACACCAATACACTGGCAATTGCAGTGGCTAGCAAAGCGTTGGAAAACGATGTATTTGTAGAAAAATGTCGAGCATTGAATGAAGAACAGCGAAAACGGTTCGAAACGTATGCCGAAAATAATCGGTTACATATTTATGATTCACAAACAAATTTTGTGCTGATTGAAGTACCATGTGATGCGGATGCTGCAGCGGAATTCTTATTAACGAATGGTTATATCGTCAGAAGCGGAAATGCTTTAGGAACACCGGGATATTTAAGAATCACAATTGGCACAGAAGAACAAAACACAGGTTTATTTCATGCGTTTGATCGATTACTAAATGAAAACAGGTAG
- the aroH gene encoding chorismate mutase produces the protein MTVRGIRGATTVVADEAGYVLVATESLVKEMAELNNVNPTDIVSVVISTTQDIASAFPAKAVRSIQGWTFVPVMCTHEMNVPGGMPLCIRVLMHVNTETPQNDIQHIYQNEAVKLRPDLQK, from the coding sequence ATGACAGTTCGGGGAATTAGAGGAGCGACGACAGTCGTGGCAGATGAAGCGGGCTACGTCCTTGTTGCTACAGAATCATTGGTGAAGGAAATGGCTGAACTGAATAATGTCAATCCTACTGATATCGTATCAGTTGTCATCTCGACTACACAGGATATTGCATCTGCATTTCCCGCTAAAGCGGTCAGATCAATTCAAGGATGGACTTTCGTACCTGTCATGTGCACGCATGAAATGAACGTACCCGGTGGAATGCCACTATGTATCCGAGTGCTCATGCATGTAAATACTGAAACTCCACAAAACGATATTCAACATATTTATCAAAATGAAGCCGTAAAACTTCGTCCTGATTTACAAAAATAA
- the aroB gene encoding 3-dehydroquinate synthase produces the protein MGTLTVQLPDTSYDVHIDNGVYELLSNRYKELLDSADKIGIIADEQVASIHLQILLVALQKCGIEPVVKIVPAGEQCKTAAVYVECQSFLLNESFTRNSMLIAFGGGACGDLTGFIAATFMRGIRFIQCPTTILSHDSAVGGKTAINLPEGKNMIGSFHQPAAVLFETSLFRTLPVREIRSGLAELMKHAFISDPYWSQQLLAEKSFISPSEKWLAEELLKGIRVKATIVAEDEFEQSSRKYLNFGHTFGHAVEAVCGFGGLSHGECIMIGMAFSFVMSENHGELDAVFTNKFIQFAKKNGYPFSPVSDYEFEEFLAFMIKDKKATFGKMNFVVLEKLGSPIVKTISTEECRKVFEELVRRIQ, from the coding sequence ATGGGCACACTTACAGTTCAATTGCCGGATACATCGTATGATGTGCATATAGACAATGGTGTATATGAGTTGTTATCCAACCGTTATAAGGAACTGTTGGATAGTGCCGATAAAATCGGTATTATTGCGGATGAACAAGTGGCATCCATTCATCTCCAGATACTTTTGGTCGCATTGCAAAAATGCGGTATTGAACCGGTCGTAAAAATTGTACCGGCGGGTGAACAATGCAAAACTGCGGCTGTCTATGTAGAGTGTCAATCATTTCTGTTAAATGAAAGCTTCACAAGGAATTCGATGTTAATTGCTTTCGGGGGAGGAGCTTGCGGGGATTTAACTGGTTTCATTGCAGCAACATTCATGCGGGGAATCAGGTTTATCCAATGCCCTACAACGATTCTTTCACATGACAGTGCAGTTGGAGGAAAAACAGCTATCAATTTGCCCGAAGGAAAAAATATGATCGGCTCCTTTCATCAACCAGCGGCTGTTCTATTTGAAACAAGCCTGTTTAGGACGTTGCCTGTACGTGAAATCCGATCAGGGTTAGCAGAGCTTATGAAGCATGCATTCATCTCTGACCCCTACTGGAGCCAACAGCTTTTAGCTGAAAAGAGTTTTATTTCCCCTAGTGAAAAGTGGCTTGCTGAAGAGCTTTTAAAAGGAATTCGAGTGAAAGCAACTATTGTTGCTGAGGATGAATTTGAACAATCATCAAGAAAGTATTTGAACTTTGGACATACGTTTGGCCACGCCGTTGAAGCAGTTTGTGGATTTGGCGGACTGAGTCACGGTGAATGTATTATGATTGGCATGGCATTCAGTTTCGTAATGAGCGAAAATCACGGTGAATTGGATGCCGTGTTTACGAACAAATTCATTCAATTTGCCAAGAAAAATGGCTATCCTTTTTCACCTGTATCTGATTACGAGTTTGAAGAGTTTTTAGCATTTATGATAAAAGATAAAAAAGCGACTTTCGGAAAAATGAATTTCGTTGTCCTTGAAAAGCTTGGATCGCCAATCGTCAAAACGATTAGTACAGAGGAGTGTCGAAAAGTTTTCGAGGAACTAGTAAGAAGAATCCAATAG
- the aroC gene encoding chorismate synthase produces the protein MRFFTAGESHGPQLTAIIEGLPAQMPLTAEMINTELKRRQGGHGRGRRMQIEKDQVLITSGVRHGKTLGSPVTLTVVNDDWKHWTGIMGIEPLEDDVKPEDIKRQITRPRPGHADLVGGMKYGHRDLRNVLERSSARETTMRVAIGAVAKQFLRELGIQTVSYVTEIGGIKTNVNSYANVSIEELRAIVENDPVYCADQEASAKMVAAIDDIKGRGDTLGGVVEVVIEGCPPGIGSYVQFDRKMDGKLAGAMMSINAFKGVEFGLGFGMAKIPGSEVHDEIAWSEDRGYYRKTNRLGGLEGGMTTGMPIVVRGVMKPIPTLYKPLESVDIETKEAFTATIERSDPCAVPAASVVAEHVIATEMAKAIMDEFRSDTIEGLKEEISKYRKYVKEF, from the coding sequence ATGAGGTTTTTCACAGCTGGAGAGTCACATGGTCCGCAATTGACCGCTATTATAGAAGGTTTGCCTGCTCAGATGCCATTGACGGCAGAAATGATCAATACCGAATTGAAGAGAAGACAAGGTGGTCATGGACGCGGTCGCAGGATGCAGATTGAGAAGGATCAAGTTCTAATCACTTCTGGAGTCAGACATGGTAAAACACTTGGATCACCAGTTACGCTGACTGTCGTCAATGATGACTGGAAGCATTGGACTGGAATTATGGGAATCGAGCCTTTGGAGGATGACGTCAAACCGGAAGACATTAAAAGACAAATTACAAGACCACGTCCTGGCCATGCAGATCTCGTCGGTGGTATGAAATACGGTCACCGTGACTTACGTAATGTACTTGAGAGGTCTTCAGCCAGAGAAACAACTATGCGAGTTGCGATCGGAGCAGTAGCAAAACAGTTCTTACGCGAACTTGGCATTCAAACTGTCTCCTATGTGACTGAAATCGGCGGAATAAAAACAAATGTGAATTCATATGCAAATGTATCGATAGAAGAATTGCGGGCAATTGTCGAAAATGATCCTGTTTATTGTGCAGATCAGGAAGCTTCGGCCAAAATGGTTGCTGCAATCGATGACATCAAAGGCCGAGGTGATACGCTTGGTGGTGTCGTCGAAGTTGTCATTGAAGGTTGTCCACCTGGAATTGGAAGTTATGTGCAGTTCGATCGTAAAATGGATGGAAAGCTTGCTGGAGCGATGATGAGCATAAATGCGTTTAAAGGTGTGGAATTCGGACTTGGCTTCGGCATGGCGAAAATTCCGGGCAGTGAAGTACATGATGAAATTGCTTGGTCAGAAGACCGTGGCTATTACCGCAAAACAAATCGCCTCGGTGGCCTCGAAGGAGGAATGACTACAGGAATGCCAATCGTTGTACGCGGAGTCATGAAGCCTATTCCAACTTTGTATAAGCCGCTTGAAAGTGTTGATATCGAAACGAAAGAGGCATTTACCGCAACAATCGAAAGGTCAGATCCATGTGCAGTTCCAGCCGCATCCGTTGTTGCAGAGCATGTCATCGCGACAGAAATGGCGAAAGCGATTATGGACGAATTCCGTTCAGACACAATTGAGGGATTGAAAGAGGAAATTTCGAAGTATAGAAAATATGTAAAGGAGTTCTGA
- a CDS encoding CheR family methyltransferase yields MTDYTDFIQKINKKTGIDLSLYKEAQMKRRLTSLYEKRGFKNFNDYYLAIHNDKQLLDEFLDRMTINVSEFYRNSQRWDVLDKKIFPMLLSANKKLKIWSAACSTGEEPYSLAMVLSSHSPLKDISILATDLDSGVLERAKVGLYSERSLKEVPKVILNKYFINEGQHYQVKDEIKKTVQFKQQNLLNDPYGTGFDLIVCRNVMIYFTEEAKDQIYQGFSKALRPGGVLFVGSTEQIFNPSKYGFESEETFFYRKI; encoded by the coding sequence TTGACGGATTATACGGATTTTATACAAAAAATCAATAAAAAAACAGGAATCGATTTATCACTTTATAAAGAGGCCCAAATGAAGAGAAGACTCACTTCTTTATATGAAAAAAGAGGATTTAAGAACTTTAACGATTATTATTTAGCCATACATAATGATAAACAATTGCTTGATGAATTTTTGGATAGGATGACAATTAACGTCTCAGAGTTTTATAGGAATAGTCAGCGCTGGGACGTACTCGATAAAAAGATTTTCCCGATGTTACTGTCCGCTAACAAGAAACTGAAGATTTGGAGTGCGGCATGTTCCACGGGGGAAGAACCTTATTCACTTGCGATGGTCCTCTCTTCACATAGCCCACTGAAAGATATTTCGATATTGGCGACAGACCTTGATTCCGGAGTGTTAGAACGGGCAAAAGTCGGACTTTACTCTGAACGTTCGTTGAAAGAGGTACCAAAAGTAATTCTGAACAAATATTTCATTAATGAAGGACAGCATTACCAAGTAAAAGATGAAATCAAAAAAACGGTTCAATTTAAGCAACAAAATCTCTTGAATGATCCGTATGGTACAGGTTTTGATTTAATTGTCTGCAGAAATGTCATGATTTATTTTACTGAGGAAGCGAAAGACCAAATTTACCAAGGCTTCTCAAAAGCACTTAGACCTGGAGGCGTATTATTCGTTGGCAGTACTGAACAGATTTTCAATCCTAGTAAATACGGATTTGAATCTGAAGAGACTTTCTTTTACCGAAAAATCTAG
- the ndk gene encoding nucleoside-diphosphate kinase, with amino-acid sequence MEKTFLMVKPDGVQRNLVGEIVNRFENKGFTLVGAKLMNISQELAEQHYGEHKERPFFGELVDFITSGPVFAMVWEGENVISTARLMMGATNPKESAPGTIRGDFAVTVGKNIIHGSDSSDSAAREINLFFKEEELVSYDKSMISWIN; translated from the coding sequence ATGGAAAAAACATTTTTGATGGTCAAGCCTGACGGCGTACAGCGTAACCTAGTTGGAGAAATCGTAAATCGCTTTGAAAACAAAGGATTTACATTAGTGGGCGCGAAGCTTATGAACATCTCTCAGGAGTTGGCAGAACAGCATTATGGCGAACACAAAGAGCGTCCATTCTTTGGTGAGCTAGTTGACTTCATCACTTCCGGTCCAGTTTTCGCAATGGTCTGGGAAGGGGAAAACGTCATTTCAACAGCTCGTTTGATGATGGGAGCAACTAATCCTAAAGAATCAGCTCCAGGAACAATCCGCGGAGATTTCGCAGTCACTGTTGGCAAAAACATTATCCACGGTTCTGATTCATCTGATTCAGCAGCTCGTGAAATCAACCTGTTCTTCAAAGAAGAAGAGCTTGTAAGCTACGATAAGTCAATGATCAGCTGGATTAACTGA
- a CDS encoding polyprenyl synthetase family protein, which yields MEKLKLMSLYTAFRKDLSFIEKELEQSVDSSSPVIRQASLLLLRAGGKRIRPIFVILSSQFGEYSLDNVSKVAVSLELIHMASLVHDDVIDNSDVRRGFETVKARWNNRIAMYTGDYIFSRALVSIGEIEIPAVHQLLAETMLEICKGEIIQIEYQKRVDQNFRDYLRRIKRKTALLLSSSCELGALASNAETEIVGKLKRFGYFAGMAFQIVDDILDITSTDEKLGKPAGSDLLNGHLTLPTLYIKDDPDFQPYLKSAFEGSLTEEDRVKMLAFIRQSGAVEKAQCVSNLYLNKAVLEVESLPEGEAKRSLLQIAEFLSKRKY from the coding sequence TTGGAGAAATTGAAGTTAATGTCGCTTTACACAGCTTTCCGAAAAGACCTCTCGTTCATTGAAAAGGAGCTTGAGCAATCCGTGGACTCGTCTTCCCCAGTCATTCGGCAAGCATCACTTTTATTATTGCGTGCGGGCGGGAAAAGGATCCGACCAATTTTTGTCATATTGTCTTCCCAATTTGGCGAATATTCTTTGGACAATGTTTCCAAAGTCGCGGTTTCACTTGAACTTATACATATGGCTTCACTTGTCCATGATGATGTCATAGACAATTCTGATGTGCGAAGAGGTTTTGAAACGGTTAAAGCAAGATGGAATAATCGTATTGCGATGTATACGGGCGATTATATTTTTTCGCGAGCCCTAGTTTCCATTGGTGAAATTGAAATTCCAGCCGTCCATCAATTGCTTGCAGAAACAATGTTGGAAATATGCAAAGGCGAAATTATCCAGATTGAATATCAAAAAAGAGTTGATCAGAATTTTAGAGATTATTTACGCCGTATTAAGAGAAAGACAGCCTTGTTACTATCTTCCAGTTGTGAGCTAGGCGCACTTGCTTCGAATGCTGAAACTGAAATAGTTGGCAAGCTCAAGAGATTTGGATACTTTGCAGGAATGGCTTTCCAAATCGTGGATGACATTCTGGATATCACATCGACAGATGAAAAGTTAGGTAAACCTGCTGGAAGCGACTTGCTGAACGGACACTTGACGTTGCCGACATTATACATAAAAGATGATCCTGATTTCCAACCGTACTTGAAATCTGCTTTTGAAGGTTCTTTGACTGAAGAAGATCGCGTAAAAATGCTTGCTTTTATAAGACAATCCGGAGCTGTAGAGAAAGCGCAATGTGTGAGTAATCTATATCTGAACAAAGCAGTCTTAGAAGTGGAGTCTTTACCCGAAGGTGAAGCGAAAAGATCATTATTGCAAATTGCTGAATTTCTTAGCAAAAGAAAGTATTGA